A region of the Sarcophilus harrisii chromosome 3, mSarHar1.11, whole genome shotgun sequence genome:
CATCATCTGGCAGAAAACAAGGtaagataaaaatgttttcaatttaagAATTCTATTGTCTATAATACTGTAGATTTTgtgtattataaaaattaaatagtatctGGTGActgttttttttctgagattataaCACAGACCATCATAGAATGCTAGGGAATTATTTGTGAGAAAAATGCTGTGCATTTTACCACGTCTTATGTCTGCACCATTTTACAAGATAGTTCATGGTTGCTGTGCTATAGAAAGTGCaaattattagaatatttttaaattaaaaaataggttttaaaaaacctatttgtttctaacacacattgctttgtgaatccgGTTGGGACAGCAAAATGAGTGTAAAAGGAAAAAACCGTAACTCCCATTTAATTGATGGAAATGCTTTTCAACTTGAAAATACCTGAAGGTAATTTATGAGCTGTGCTTTAATTGAGGCCTTTTTTGGGAGCTCTTCAGCTGGGCTATTGGGCAAAACTAAGTTTTTGCCTAGCCCCCAGCTCCAGACCCAGCCTGAGGAAAAGTGTCAGAACTAGCCCTAAACCCAGCCCCACATAAGGTGTACAATTAGAAACTTGTTTCACTTGGGAACCtgatcatcattattttatctgCGTAATATGTATATTCAACTTTACCAAATGAACTATTGAGCAAGTATTGAACAAGCTACAGGGTGCTTTGGCATTCTGAAAATATTACATGGAAAATCAGTCAATTGTCTAAGATACAACATAAAATAGCTGATTCTCATGTTCTTGATATTGATCCTCATGATATTGCAAATTGAACTGCATCAGTCAACGCAATTCTTTTAACAATGTATCAAGCTTGCTGTTGCATTTTCTGCCTTGGATATATTTTGTTACCCTAACATGTTTCCTCCTGTACCACTCCTTAGATGAGCTTCAAGCATCCCTTCTTTTATCTCAAGGTAGCACAGAAGAACGAGGAGATGTTGAGGGCCACCTCTGAGGAAGCAGAGGATATAGACCAGCTCAGGTTGTCCCCTGTTTGATAGCTGTGAGAACTCAGGATGGTGGCTCACCACCCTTCTGTTCTGTCTCTAGGGAAAAGCATGTCCTTGGAGATtgcaaggaagggaggaaactgTGATTCATAGTGTATAGTCCCATGAAAAAAGATTAATGTTCTTGGGAGAACACAATATTGCCTTGGTGAAAGATATAAAAACCCTTATCTTCagatgaataaatggagtttGCTCTTATCTCTCACCTGACCTGTGCTCCATGGCAACTTATCCTCCAGCCCTACCCCCACCAAGGTCTAGCAGCTCACAGGGTGGCTGCTAGGGCTGGATAGGCAGCAACATGAGATAAGTCTAAGATAATCAACTGAATTCATGTTATTTGACAATTTTCTCTCATGtttcaaaaacattatttatgcattatttttattctgatttttctcattttggaatTTAGAGGGAAATGTTTTCTTAGAAATACTGATATTTGAAAAACAATGTATAGGAAATTCTGTAAATGTCTTCTTAGGACATGAACCCTTCTTAAAGTCTTATTCCCCAAGTCTTTACTTTTTCCACTTGTCAAATACAAGATCAGAACTTATATATCACACCGTTTGGGACAATAACCACCAACCCCAAATAGTTCAACTACACTTTTCTCAGAGTCAGAGCAGAAAGCAGTTGATTTCATTTCTGCAGGAATAGGGCATCACCTCAAATAGTGCAATCTAGTGAAGGAAGGAAGTATAGGTGACTGACCACGATTTTTTACACTCTGGACTGAGTAATTTCACCAGTGGACTCCAGCTATCCCAGACTTTCTATCAGGCTCACAATGTGTCATAGGAACCCATTCCACTTAAGAACAATAACTATACATTACAAAGCTTGCTGATGTGGCAAAGTGGTTCATGCAAGACTAAGCAAGGGTACAAGGAGGAGAGTTTTTCTGGAATTGTAGCCCTAAACTATGGCACTCCTCTGGGTGTCAGCTTTCTGAAAAGGCCTCACTTCCCTACAAATCCACCTGATACTATTAGCAAGATAAGGGCAAAATGGAAACCCTTCTTTGGATACCAATCTTGGGATTTCAGAGAAAAACTACATCTTTTTCCTGACCTTTATACACAGTATAAAATTGCAACATCTAATGAGATCTCTGCTGTAGGAAGAGGGCCTCTCTCCTTCATTATATTCACATGTTTCATCTGCAATAAGATTTCTACACAAAGGATGAGATCCAGCCTTTCAGAAAATACATCTGTATAATATTTCTTTGCAGTGGGAATATTGTGATTTATAATGACCCTTATCTTCCAAATAAGGGCAAGTCCTCCTTTGCCTTCAGCACATTTATAAGTCGTCTCTCCACTCATTATCCTCAGATGTAAACTCAGATGAACCTGAGCTACAGACCTTCCCGTACCAAGTCCATAGAAGACTTCTTCCCAAGTAGAAAATCCCTGATTAACGAGTTCTGTCCTGCATCTTTATGCCATTATCCATGATTTCAATCATCTAGGAATTTTGTGGAGGCAATTCAGGGATGAAGTGAGCCTGAATGTTTTTTGATGTGGATTATATAAATGAAGTTTTGCATCTAGTATGGGATCTCCCATGTCTAgtcagtcatatatatatatatttatatatatgaaaaacttTACCATGATCCAGAAACTCAAAAGTTTTCCTCTAATGTGCACTCTCAgttaagcaagatttgaactttgcCTGAAGGTTTCCACATTCATGAGATTTCTGTTTAATGTGGATTTTCTCATGTTCACCAAGACTGTTGTGccatgtgaaagcctttccacagtcaTTACCTCCAtgaggcttctctccagtgtggattctttgatgGAAAGTAAGATGGCTGCGCCACGTGAAAATCTTTCCAcagtcattacattcataaggcttctctccagtatggattctctgatgggaaGTAAGATTGCTACgctttgtgaaagcctttccacattcattacattcataaggcttctctccagtgtgaactCTCTGATGGGAAGTAAGATTGCTACGatttgtgaaagcctttccacattcattacattcatgaggtttctctccagtgtggattctctgatgtagagCAAGGGAGGACCGAtttatgaaagcctttccacattcattacattcataaggcttctctccagtgtgaattctctgatgtacatCAAGGTAGGAGCGAtatatgaaagcctttccacattcattacattcataaggcttctctgcACTGTGTATTCTTTGATGTTCACGAAGACTAGAGCTCTgtatgaaagtctttccacattcatgacattcataaggcttctctccagtgtggattctcttaTGTGCTACAAGGTAGGAGCgctttgtgaaagcctttccacattcgttacattcataaggcttctctccagtgtggattctctgatggtcAGCAAGACTAGAGCAgtgtgtgaaagcctttccacatttgttacattcataaggcttctctccagtgtggattctcagATGGACAGCAAGATGGGAGCCATATGtaaaagtttttccacattcattacattcataaggcttctctccagtatggattctctgatggacagCAAGATGGGAGCGAtatgtgaaagtctttccacattcattacattcataaggcttctctccagtgtgaattctctgatgtagaGCAAGTTTAGAGTTACAGCTGAAactctttccacactgattacattcataaggtttttctccagtgtggattctctgatggacagCAAGATTCGAGTGAGATGTGAAAGTCTTTGCACATTCATTGCATTTGTAaagcttctctccagtgtggattctctgatgtagagCAAGTTTAGAGTTGCATCTGAAactctttccacactgattacattcataaggtttttctccagtgtggattctctgatggacagCAAGACTGGAGCAATCTGTGAAagattttccacattcattacatttataaggtttctctccagtgtggattctgtGATGGGCAGCAAGTTTAGAGTTGcatctgaaagtctttccacactgacaacattcataaggtttttctccagtgtggattctttgatgGACAGCAAGACTGGAATGatatgtgaaagcctttccacattccttacattcataaggcttctctccagtgtggattcgcTGATGTACATCAAGGGAGGAGAGCTTTGTAAAATCCTTTCcacatttattacattcataaggcttctctcctgTGTGAATTCTGCGATGTTCATGAAGACTGTAACTGCGTacaaaagcctttccacattcattacattgataaggcttctctccagtatggattctctgatggtcAGCAAGATGGGAGCGATccatgaaagcctttccacattcgttacattcataaggcttctctccagtgtggattttctgatgttcCCGAAGACTGTCACTccgtgtgaaagcctttccacattttttacattcataaggcttctctccagtgtggattctctgatggacagCAAGTTTATAGTTGCATCTGAAACTCTTTCCACaatgattacattcataaggtttttttccagtgtggattctctgatgttgagcCAAACTGGAATAACATTGAAAatcctttccacattcattacatttgtaaGATTGTTTTTCTGTGCAAATTCTCTCATGTTTAGCAGGAGTAGATCGCTTTCtcaaaatctttccatgtttcttacCTTCATGAGATTTTTCTCCAGCATGGATTCTCTGGTTCTTGACAAGGGAAGAGGATACAAGAAAAGCTTTATCACATTCATGACACTCAGGTTTGTTCTCTTCAGGATGTATATTCTTATCTTTAGAAATAGTGGAACtctttgttaaagcttttttctGTGTATTCCATTCACAATGTTCCTGTCCAGTATAGTTGCTTTTCTGCTTAGCAAGAATAGCCCTGTATTCACTATATTGAAAAAGGTCTTTCCAAGAGATCATTTTCAGATTTGCATTCATCTCCTTCATATCAAACCATGTCtctgaatctgaaaaaaaaaaaaaaacaacaacacacatgtgtataaatatacacactaATGCTGGCTgataataaaatcattaacttttaATTTTGCCAGGCAAAAGTTTTCAAACTGACATGGAcagattcaattatttttaaatgttattagcTCAAACCAATAAGGTGATTCAATTAAGACAGAGTTCCACATACAGTACAATAACATtgtaaccctaaccctaaccccacAACAAAGCTGAGACAAAGGCCAGGTGAAGGTTCTCATACTTTAGAAACCAGGCTATGTATGAGCTCTGAATCGCTGAGTAACCTGATCCAAATCCCTGCAGGAGATTAGAACTGGAACCTGGAAACTGAGGCTTCTCAATACATTGCACTAGACAATGTTCTCCATTTTAGTTCCAATCCTTTCTTTTAAACTCACTCCCAGACACTACCTAGGTCTGCACCCTTGAGAATGTGTTTCTTTGCCTCGGTTTTCTTGTAGAGTGAAGGTAATAATTGTACCCACTTCTCaagttgttgtgagcatcaaatgacataataactttaaaattcttgGCACACAATAGGCACCATATGCTTGTTAATTACTGTCATTGTCACTATGATTTTGATTCTCTCCACCTCAACTCTTCCTTAATAaacttccctcccccttccccctatATACATATGTCTGTTAAACATGATGCATTTCAATAAAAAACACTTTCCTTTGCCTGAATTAGCTAAGAATAAGGTTCATAAACTGTTGCTTATTCTCAAACCATCCCCAAGTTTATAAGTTGGATTTAAAATTTCTTGAGAGCTTCGCTTTGTACACACAGGGCTTAATGCAATGCATAGAACAGTATATGTGCTTAATTGATATTTCTTGATTGGTTGATATTCCCCAGGGCTAATCATATGGCCTAACCCCACCTCAGTGCTTTCATGCTGGTGCCTCTGAGGTAACAAATCtatgtttctatttctgtctctttcctgcTCCCTCTCACCTATGAACAAATCCCATAGTAAAGATAACAAGGGCCTAGGGCTCCTGGTTTTGTTATGGAATAACCAGGAGTATTTCCCTCCATATCCCTAACCTAAGGGAAGCTGTCAGTTATGTAgcaagtgacttggatttaagtgaaggagggctgccCAAGGTCACTGGCCTCACTTTCCCCCACAGAGCCATCTGTTGTCCCGTGGCCAGGTAAAGATCAGGATTACtgcagatggctctggatgcagggGGAGACATGGCCCTAAGGTAAGGTCTCCAACAGGCTGCCCCCATCCAGTGATTAATGCTAGGGAGCAAtagaggcaaagaatctcctctctcACCTGGgctaaaaaaatctaaacaaataaataggaatgaatgaatgagtctggaaagaacctcaggctttttggccaaagcagaaatgactgcgaTTTACACTCAGTGTAAGTCAATGAGGACCCAAAGAACAAATGGGTTTGGCAAGGGATCTATGGGCGGTCAATGAGAATCAGACCGATTTTGATTCGAGGTTTGTTCCTTAAGAAAGGAAtcagggcatctaggtggcactgGATAGAGTACCTTGAAACCAagaggactcaagttcaaatctggcctcagacacttaatacttcctagctgtgtatccctgggcaagtcatttaaccccatttgccagaaaaaaaaaagaaaagaaagagaaaaaaaaaaaaagatgggtcaGTCCAAGGATGGTCAGTTCTTCAGTAgtgaagaaagggggagaggggatgCTTTTAAGAGCATTAATAGGGGTATATGATATCCTAggtggacagagggaaggaaggaaaaaaaagaaagaaggaaacagtcaaggaaggaagaagagaggagagaaagcataggaaggaagggagggaaggatgcaGGGAGAGAGTCTTCCAGCTTATCGCCAGCTTTCCTCAGAGTTTGTTAATTGTCCTGTTtatctgtgcttaattgtagcctaTGTGGGGGAGTtggcagaggaagaaaatgggggtaaataataaagtaaaaagtgtacagcagagaacaaaagaaaaactacagaaaacaaaaaagaaatgaatggtcCCAAATATAGTATCTTTCATTTATGGtttatggaaatttattattacaaatttttgaatcctcccttatgttctgctgaaaataaaacattaaaaaaaattttttttctttgacctgtatgtgcaagaatgttggtggcagccctctTAGTAGTGGCCAcaaactggacactgagtggatgcccatcaattggagaatggctgaatgaattatggtatatgaatgttatggaatattgttattctgaaagaaatgaccaacaggatgatttcagaaaggcctggagagccttacttgaacagatgctgagtgaaatgagcaggaccagatcattatatacttcaacgacacttgatgaccaattctgatgaacatggctctcttcaacaatgagatgaaccaaatcagttccaatagaacagtaatgaattgaaccagctatacccagagaaagaactctgggagatgattatgaaccatcacatagaatttccaatccctgtatttttgtccacctgcatttttgatttccttcataggctaattgtacactatttcaaaatctgattctttttatacagcaaaataactgtttggacatgtatacttatattgtatttaatttatattttaacatatttaacatgtattgttcaaccTGCAATCtgagggaggggtgggaggaaggaggggaaaaattggaacaaaagatttggcaattgtcaatgctgtaaaatcacccaagcacataacttgtaaataaaaagctataataaaagttttttttaaattgttcttttctgtatttttccattttgtttttaactttaaataaatatcaaaagagtaaaaataaacgCTTTTTGGCTTAAGGAAAGCCTAAGAAAAGTCATATTAGACAGCCCAAGCCCTCTTTCTTTGGTTGTAGATTGTTAGACAGCCCCAAATTTTCAACAAAGACTTTCACTAGGATCATTGATTCTTCATTAGAAGGGAACTGAAAGGCCATGGAGTCCAacccccacattttacagatgaagaaactgaggttcagaggttCAGTGAGGTGCTCAGGATCTCACTACCACAAGAGTCTGAAAACGGATTCCAAGCCAGTTTTCCCACCCCCACGCCCATCACATGAAGAAGCCTCCTGGGACGGCAGACTGCACCCTAGCTTGCAACTCACTCACCAGGACAGGAGTTCCTCAGATCTCCTCTATCCACATAGGAGATGAAATCTTCTCTGGGAACTGGAAGTCCTAAGGAGGGTGAAGATAGTGAATGTGAGTCTTGAAACTTGTCATTTATTCCTCATTGGAACAGGGCTAGGGTGCGAGGTCcatgggggcagggaggggagtTCTAAAGGCAACTCAAAGATGGGCTGGTAGCACAGAGAAGGGAGTACCAAGCCTGCAATCAAGAagcccagagttcaaatttggattcaGACATGTCCTGGCTGGGACTCTGAGCTAGTAATTTCATCTGTTAGCTTCAGCCTCTAGACCTGAAATTGGGTATAAAGATGGTGCCCAAAACAAAGGGTTTTGGTAGAAATCAAGTGCGATAATGCACATGAAGGAAACTCTAAGCACAAAGCCTGAATCCCAGCAAATGTATGAAAAGAGTTCCTCCCTTGCCTTTCTCTCCTTGTATCTATACAGGCCTTTGGGGGATGTATGAAGGAGGAACAGGGGCCCACTTGCTGTATTGGGGACTTATGAGTTACACCAGGGACAGTGAggtaaaaaatttatttttttaccccaaagaacattacaaagacaaaatggcTCTCCCCCCAAGAGGAAGGGGTTCTTTCTCCTATCCCATGTTCAGTGAAAAGGGGCAGGACCAGGACCAGGGGCAGAATCACTTTTCAGAAGGTTTGCAGACACAATTGCCAGGTTCCCATCCTACAATGCAAAGACTACTCatacaggaccaggagatcattatatacttcaacaacaatactatatgatgaccagttctgatggaccaggccatcctcagcaacgagatcaaccaaatcatttctaatggagcagtaatgaact
Encoded here:
- the LOC100913679 gene encoding zinc finger protein 420-like isoform X1; translation: MAPGSCRPPSQELVTFKDVAVHFSPEEWDLLDLDQKELHKEVMLENAENLLSLGLPVPREDFISYVDRGDLRNSCPDSETWFDMKEMNANLKMISWKDLFQYSEYRAILAKQKSNYTGQEHCEWNTQKKALTKSSTISKDKNIHPEENKPECHECDKAFLVSSSLVKNQRIHAGEKSHEGKKHGKILRKRSTPAKHERICTEKQSYKCNECGKDFQCYSSLAQHQRIHTGKKPYECNHCGKSFRCNYKLAVHQRIHTGEKPYECKKCGKAFTRSDSLREHQKIHTGEKPYECNECGKAFMDRSHLADHQRIHTGEKPYQCNECGKAFVRSYSLHEHRRIHTGEKPYECNKCGKDFTKLSSLDVHQRIHTGEKPYECKECGKAFTYHSSLAVHQRIHTGEKPYECCQCGKTFRCNSKLAAHHRIHTGEKPYKCNECGKSFTDCSSLAVHQRIHTGEKPYECNQCGKSFRCNSKLALHQRIHTGEKLYKCNECAKTFTSHSNLAVHQRIHTGEKPYECNQCGKSFSCNSKLALHQRIHTGEKPYECNECGKTFTYRSHLAVHQRIHTGEKPYECNECGKTFTYGSHLAVHLRIHTGEKPYECNKCGKAFTHCSSLADHQRIHTGEKPYECNECGKAFTKRSYLVAHKRIHTGEKPYECHECGKTFIQSSSLREHQRIHSAEKPYECNECGKAFIYRSYLDVHQRIHTGEKPYECNECGKAFINRSSLALHQRIHTGEKPHECNECGKAFTNRSNLTSHQRVHTGEKPYECNECGKAFTKRSNLTSHQRIHTGEKPYECNDCGKIFTWRSHLTFHQRIHTGEKPHGGNDCGKAFTWHNSLGEHEKIHIKQKSHECGNLQAKFKSCLTESAH
- the LOC100913679 gene encoding zinc finger protein 420-like isoform X2, producing MLENAENLLSLGLPVPREDFISYVDRGDLRNSCPDSETWFDMKEMNANLKMISWKDLFQYSEYRAILAKQKSNYTGQEHCEWNTQKKALTKSSTISKDKNIHPEENKPECHECDKAFLVSSSLVKNQRIHAGEKSHEGKKHGKILRKRSTPAKHERICTEKQSYKCNECGKDFQCYSSLAQHQRIHTGKKPYECNHCGKSFRCNYKLAVHQRIHTGEKPYECKKCGKAFTRSDSLREHQKIHTGEKPYECNECGKAFMDRSHLADHQRIHTGEKPYQCNECGKAFVRSYSLHEHRRIHTGEKPYECNKCGKDFTKLSSLDVHQRIHTGEKPYECKECGKAFTYHSSLAVHQRIHTGEKPYECCQCGKTFRCNSKLAAHHRIHTGEKPYKCNECGKSFTDCSSLAVHQRIHTGEKPYECNQCGKSFRCNSKLALHQRIHTGEKLYKCNECAKTFTSHSNLAVHQRIHTGEKPYECNQCGKSFSCNSKLALHQRIHTGEKPYECNECGKTFTYRSHLAVHQRIHTGEKPYECNECGKTFTYGSHLAVHLRIHTGEKPYECNKCGKAFTHCSSLADHQRIHTGEKPYECNECGKAFTKRSYLVAHKRIHTGEKPYECHECGKTFIQSSSLREHQRIHSAEKPYECNECGKAFIYRSYLDVHQRIHTGEKPYECNECGKAFINRSSLALHQRIHTGEKPHECNECGKAFTNRSNLTSHQRVHTGEKPYECNECGKAFTKRSNLTSHQRIHTGEKPYECNDCGKIFTWRSHLTFHQRIHTGEKPHGGNDCGKAFTWHNSLGEHEKIHIKQKSHECGNLQAKFKSCLTESAH